The window GCGCTGCTGCGCGCGGGGCGCGACGCGGCGCTGCTCAGCTACCGCTGCACGGAGACCGTCGAGATCGACGGGCAGAGGATCAGCGGCGCCTTCCACGTCGGCGCGCTCTACGTGCGCGCCGAGAGCGGCTGGCGGCTGCGGAGCTGGCAGATCACGCCCTGGCAGGGCGCGCCCGCCTAGCGACGACGGCGTCGCGGCGCCGCGCGTCGCGCGGCGCGGGCGCTCACCTGCGCGGGACCGATGTCCGCGGGGTCGGCGTGTGCGTGCCCGACGCACGTGCGTCGGCAAGCGGCGTCTTGCCGGCGGCGTTGCCGGCCTCGCGATCGAGCTCGAGGAAGCGCGCCGCCGCGGCGTCGAGGAACGCGCGCATCCAGCTGCTGCGCGCGAGCTCGCGGTCGAGCGCGCGGCGCTCGACGAGCAGCGCCGTGACGTCGGTCAGCGCCTCGACGTTGGCCGTGCGCGGCGCCGCCGAGAACAGCCCGACCTCGCCGAAGACCTCGCCCGGGCCGACGATCCGGATGACGTGCTTGACGCCGCTCGCCTCGCGGTAGATCTCGCAGTGTCCTTCGGTGAGCACGTAGGCGAAGCCGCCTGGCTCGCCGGCGCGCAGGATGAGCTCGCCCTTGCGAAAGCGTCGCACGGGGAACCAGCCGCCGCTGTGCAGGAAGGCCTCGAGGTCGAGCTTCAGCGCGGCGACGCTCGGGTAGCGGTCGTCGGGATGCGCGCTGAGCGCCCGGCGCGTGATGCGGCCGAGCTCCGCCGGCACGTCCTCGGTCGTCGCTTCCTCGGGCGGGGCGATCGCCGCGGTGCGGATGCGCTCCCAGACGCCGTCGTCGGCCTCGCGGCCGTGGGGCGGCCGGCCGGTGAGGATCTCGTAGAGAATGCCGCCGAGCAGGAAGACGTCGGTGCGCTCGTCGATCTGCGCCCGATCGCCCGCGGTCTGCTCGGGGGCCATGTAGGCGAGCGTCCCGCAGAGCGCGGTGCTGGTGTCGCTGTGCTCGACGGCGTCGGTCGGCGTCGCCGCCGCACGCGCGTCGCGGATCGCCGCCAGACCCCAGTCCATCACGTAGACCTGCCCGTGGCTGCCGACCATGACGTTGCTCGGCTTGAGGTCGCGATGGATGACGCCGCGGCTGTGCGCGTAGGAGACCGCGTCGCACACCTTGAGGACGATCTCGAGCAGCGGCTCGAGCCGACCCTCGACCAGCGGCACGCCGCGTTGCTCGTCGAGGATCGCAGCGAGCGTGCGACCCTCGACGAGCTTCATCAGGATGCTGGGGCCTCCTTCGTCGGCGCTGCTGACGTCGTAGACCGGCACCACGTTCGGGTGGTCGAGCCGGCTCATGACGCGCGCCTCGTCGAGAAAGCGCGCGAGCGCCTCGTCGGAGGCGTTGTCGGCCGGTCGCTTGAGCGCGGCGTGGCGGTGCAGGCGGCGGTCGAACACGCGGTGCACGAGTCCGCCGCCGCCCCGGGCGATCAGGCCGTCGTCGCGCAGCCGCGCGCCCGGGTCGTCGGTCTGCCGTGTGTCAGAGGTGTCGGGCATGACGGCTGCGTCCAGGTGAGGAAGCTCGCGCACCCAACCGCCTCAAGGCTCCTCGATCGGCTGCACGACGGCGTTGTCGCTGGAGTCGGGAAAGACCTTGCGGATCTTCGGATTCGGCTGTGTCGAAGGGGGCGGACCGTTGTAGGTCGGCACCGGGGTCACGAACAGCACCGTGATGTGCTTGACGCCCTCGGCGACGACGACCTCCCATCGCTTCGAGCCCATGGTGCGTCCGTTCACCCAGAAGTACTCGCATGGCTTCTGCGTGCCCGCGCTCGCCGCCTGCTGGAACGTCTCGCAGACGAGGCGCATGCCGGCGCGGAGCAGCTTTTCCGTCTTGATGCCCTTCCAGTAGTGGTTGGTGTCGTTTGGGTAGCCGAGCCAGTGCTCCTTGAAGTGCTTGCTCATGGCCGCCGGCATCTGCCCCGCGGATCCAGCCCCGTCGACCAGCGTTAAGATCGCATCCATGTCGCTGATCGACGTATCTTGCAGGATCTCGAGCGCACTCAGGAATTTCGAGTTGGTGTGCCACCCGGGCTTCTGGGATTGCTCCTCGAACTGAAGGAAGATCTTCGGCTTCTGGACGACGTCATTGGCGCCTGGCATGTCGACCTCCTTGTGCTGCCGTGCTCGACGCACGGGTCCTATGCTTGACGCGCCCGCGAGGGCGCTACCAGACCACCTCCAGCAGCTCGAACGGCTGTGAGAGCCCCCGCAGCGGGAAGCGCCCGAGCGGGCGCATCGTGACGCCTGCGTCGCGGCACAGCTCGGCGACGGCGGCGCTGACCAGGATCTGCCCCGGTCCCGCGAGCGCGCAGATGCGCGCGGCCGCGTTGACCACCACGCCGAAGAGATCCTGCGCGGCGGCGACGACGTCGCCGGCGTTCATCCCGATCCGGACCTGCAGACCGGCGCGTGCGCCGGGCGAGTCCGGTCGCGCGAGCGCGTGCTGGATCTCGGTCGCGCAGCGCACCGCGGCAGACGCCGACGAGAAGCTCGCCATGATGCCGTCGCCGGTGTGACGCACCTCGCTGCCGCCGGTGCGCGCGAGGCAGTCGCGGACCAGGTCGTCGTGCAGGCGCTGCAGGCCGTACGCGGGCAAGTCGCCGAGCCGATCGAAGAGCACGGTGGAGCCGCCGACGTCGGTGAACATCACGACCTGCGCCGGGACGCGGCGCGGCGCGCTCTGCGCGACCCGCACGAGCAGCAGCCCGCGCCGTCGCGCGATCTCGATGGCCTCGCGTCGCGTGCGCGCTCCGAGCCGCGTCAAGATCTGCTCGACGCGCAGCGCGACCGTCGCCGGGCTCAGCACGAGCTCGTCGGCGATCTCGCCGTCCGTTCTTCCCGATGCGATGCGCACCAGCACGGCGACGTCGAGCGGGCCGAGGCCGGCGTGCGCCGCGGCCTCGAGCGCCGGCGTCGGCAAGCGCTCGGCGTCGACGCCGAGCTCGACCGCGAACCGAGAGGCGCGCTCGAACGACGGCGTCATGCCGAGCTCCGCGAACGCGCGCAGCGCGGGGAGCAGCAGCGCGCGCGCCCGCTCGGCGTCGTCCTCGCGCCCCGAGCGCGCGAGCAGCGCCGCGTAGTCGGCGCGGGTCTGCGCGAGCGCCGCGTGCGCGCCGCATTCCCGTGCGGTGCGCAGCGCCGTCTCGAACCACTGGCGCGCGTCCTGCGTGCGCCCGATCCGAGCCGCGGTGAGCCCGAGGACGCGCGGGACGAGCGCCACCCAGCCGAGGCTGAAGACCATCCCGCGCGCCGCCGCGTGCTCGAGGATCGCGTGCACCTCGGGGACGAGCGCGGTCGTGCCGAGCTCGTCGCACGCCTCGCCGAGCGCGCAGTAGACGCCCATCGCATTCGCGTCGCTCGCGTCGTCGGGCTGCGGGGGCGGCAGGCTTTCGATGGTTTGACGCAGCGTCTCGCGCTCCGCGAGCGACGACTCCGAGGCCGCGCGGACCGCCAGGCGGTAGATGTACGCGGCGATCTCGATCGACGGACCGGGCTCCTCGAACACGGCACCCGGCTGCGCGAGCGTCGCGAGCGCGTCCTCGGCCTCGAGGAAGGCGCCGCGCAGCGTGCGTGCGCGCGCGAGCGCGGGCAGGAACAGCGGCCCGGCCCACGGATAGCCCGAGCGCTGCACGAGCTGCATGGCGTGGCTCGCCTCGCTCTCGACGCGCTCGAAGTCGCCGCGCGCGAGCGCCGCACATGCAGACGCGGCGCGCGCGAGCGAGTGGTCGCCCCAGTCGTGCACCGAGCTCGTCAGCGCCTCGGCCTCGCTGCACGCCGCGTCGACCCGGTCGAGGCGTCCACTCCAGAGAACCGGCAGCGGCAGGCGCTGCACGAGGTGGCTCAGCAGCCAGGCGTCCGACGTGCGACGGGCGGCGGCGATGCCGCTCTCGAGATGGCTCAGCGCGTCGCCGAGCCGCAACGACTGCATGCTGACGAGGCTCAGCGAGCGCTCCGCTTCCGCGCGCAGCCGCGCGTCGTCGAGCTCGTCGGCGATCCGCAGGGCGCGCGTCGCCATCTCCGCCGCGCGCTCGCTCCGCCGCGCGGTCCATTCCGCCTGCGCGATCTCGGCGAAGGCCGCGCTCGCGAGCGCGGGATCGTCGCTCGCCAAAGCGGACGCGGTCTGCTCGAGGGCGGCGGTGTCGATGTGCGTCCCGTACGGAACCGACGCGAGCGTGAACTGCGCGCGCGTCCAGCCGGCGAGCGAGGACACGACGCCGCGTGGATCTCCGCAGCGCTCGTAGAGCCGTCGCGCGCGGAGGAAGTTCTCGACGCAGGGTGCCGCGTCCTGATCGCGGTAGTGCGCTTCCGCCGCGCGGTAGTGCAGGCGGGCGAGCTCTGCTTCGGGGAAGTCCGGCAGCCGAGCCGCGGCGACGAGCGCCGCCTCGAAGAAGGTGGACGCGAGGTCCCACGAGGCGCACGCGAACGCGCGCTCGGCCGCGTCGCCGGCGCGGCGCACGACGCGCGCCGGATCCGCTTCTCGTCCGGCCGCGATCAGGTGGCGCGCGACGTCGAACGGATCCGGCTCGTGCCCGGTGTCGGTGCCCGCGTCGAGCGCGTCGGCGACGCGCAGATGGAGCCGTGCGCGCTCGCTCGCCGGCAGCTCGAGCTGCAGGGCCTGGCGGATGAGCGCGTGCTTGAAGCGGAAGCAACGGCCGTCACCGCGCAGCAGCCCCTCGCGCGTGCCCTCCGCGAGCGCGCTCGCGACGGCCGCCTCCGATACGTCGACGACCGCGCGCAGAAAGCTCGCCGACCAGCGGTCGCCGAGCACGGCCGCGGCGGAGAGGATCTCTCGGCAGCCGGCGCCGAGCTGGCGCAGTCGCTCGGACACCGCCTGCTCGACGTCCTCGGGCAGACGAAGCGTCGTGTGGTCGTCGGCGATCGTCCAGTGGCCGGCGCTCTGGTGCAGCGTCCCGTCGTGCAGGAGCTGCGCGACGAGCGTCTTGATGAAGAGCGGGTTGCCGCGCGTCGCCGCCGCGATCCAGCCGACGAGACGATGCGACGGGCGCTCGACGCCGAGCTGGCAGAGCATCTCGCGCGCGGCGTGCTCCTCGAGGCCGCGCAGCTCGAGCCGTCCGCAGATCGGCTCGCGCAGGATGCGCGCGAGGATGCGGGCGAGGATGCGCGCGCTCGGCGCCGTCGCGTCGAGGTCGCGCGTCGAGGCGACGACCAGCAGCCGGACGCCGCCCTCGAGCGCCGCGTCCGCAGCCGCGAAGACCAGGTGCGCGAGGAGCTGCAGCGAGCCCTCGTCCGCCCAGTGGAGATCGTCAAGCACAAGCGCGAGAGGCTCGGCGCGGGCGAGCCCGAGGATCGCCTGCGCCGCCGAGCGCAGCCAAACGGCCCGGTCGTTCGCTCCCGACTCGAGCGAGCGCTGCGTCTTGACGGCGGGCTGCGTCGCCGGGTCGCAGGGTCCGGCGGGTGAGGCGTCGTCGAGCGCGGGCACGCGCGACCCGAGCGCCTCCTTGAACAGCAGGTATGGCGCCGACACGTCGGCGTAGCCGCGCGCCGCGGCCCGCGTGAAGCCGCGCGCGACCGCGGCGTGCTGCAGCTCGCGCAGCAGCCGCGTCTTGCCGATCCCGGGCTCGCCGATCACCACCGTGACCTGCGGCTGCCCGTCGAGCGCGGCTTCCATGCAGCCGCGCAGCCAGCGCATCTCCTCCTCGCGGGCGACGAGGACGTTCGAGCGCGCGCCTTCGTGCGCCCGCAGGGGGGAAAGGCTGCCGCTGGAGACCATGATCGCCACTCCCGTCTCAGTGCGCCGCGGGGTAGGGGTCGGTGGTGAGGCAGCCGCTGCAGGAGAGGTCGGCGAGCGCCGCGAGCGCCGTCTTGCGCTCGGGAGTTTCGGTGAAGGTGCGCTGCGCGCCCGGCTTGAAGCAGGTGTCGATGTCGCTCGGGTCGGCGACGGTCAGCACGGCCTCCGTCAAGAACATCGACAGATCTGCCTGCTTGCCGAGCGGCGTGGTCGGGTCGACGTGCGACGCGCGCGTGGCGGTCTCGCCGCTGTGGCAGCCGTTGCAGGTGCTGCGCGAGAACGCGAAGCGGTGGTCAGCGTCCAGGCTGCCGTCAGCGGGTCCCGACCAGAAGAACCCGAGCTCCCGGTGGCAGTCGCTCAAGCGCGGGAACATCGTGGCGCTCCAGCCGAGGAAGCGCGCGCCGTCGACCTTCTCCGGCGCGCAATGCGTTTCGTTCTGGATCGCGTCGGCGTTGGCGGTCACGTACGCGCCGAGCTCGCTCGTGCGGTTGAGCGTCTCGAGCGGCGTCTGCTCGAGCGGCTTGAGCACGAGGGCGCCGTTCTCGACGGCGAACGAGCGCATCTCCCACGGTTCGACCTTGCCGGTTCCCGTCGGGGCGAGATCGAGCTCGCTCGTGCGGATGCGCTTCAGCGTGCCGGGCTTCGTCGTCACCTTGCTCGTGAGGTCGGCGAGCGCGGCGTTGAACGCGGTCGCGTCGGTCGCCGGATCGAGCTCGGCGAGCTCGATCCACTGCCTCGCCAGGTCGCGCATCTCGATCGGCGGAAGACCGCTCTGGTCGTACTCGAAGATGACCGACATCCCGCGCGGGGAGAGCTTCTGCTCCTCCTCGGAAACCAGCCCGAAGACGAAGCGCAGCTCGCCGCCGCTCGATGGACAGGCGCGCTGGCGCAGCTCCAGATCGAGGCGATTGACGATCGCCAGGAGCCGGAACGGCGCCTTGTCGAGATCGAGCGTCTCACCGCCGCTCGCGGTGAGCCACGGCAGCGTGATCAGGGCGTTGACCTCGTCGCGCGCGGCGACGTCGGCCCCGTCCATCGGCTGCGCCTCCTCCCAGTGTCGCAGCCAGCTCAGCACCGCGGCCGGAGCCTCCGCTCCGAGCGCCTCCTTCATCAGCGTGGCGAAGGTCCATTCGCCGCCCGGCGTGCCGTTCGAGTTGGTGTGGGGATCGAACGTCCGCGTCGCGTCCTGCACGACGTTCAGGTGCCGGATCAGGATCGAGCGCTCGGGATCGATCGAGCTCGAATCGGTCGGCAGCGACTCGAGAAGGAGGAACTCCTTGCCGGCGATATCGGGCGCCTCACGGAGCATCGCCCTGCCGGTATAGACGCCGTCGCGCGGCTCCCTGTCGTGCTCGCGGCCGAGGTCGTTGAGCCGCGCCGTCTCGACGAGCTCGTCGCGGAACAGCTCGAGGCGCGAAGGATCCGGCTCACGGTAGAGCGGCCCATCCGGCAGCTGCACCTCGACGAGCACCTGACGTGGGTCGGGCGCGCCTTCGAGCGGCCGGATCCTGATCGTGGCGGCCTTGATCGAGCCGGGCTGCGCGGGCTCGTCGTCCGCCGTCGCGACTCGTGGCGCCGATCCGAGCTGGACGGCCGCGGTCAAGAATACGAGCGCCGCGCAGCGTCGGGCGCAGCACCGCGAATGCTTCGACCGGACGCCGTGGGCGCTCGTGCGAAAGCGTACCTGCGAGAATTGCTTGTCGCCGCCCACGATCGAACCTCCGGGACCGGCCGGGTGCGAAGCGCTTCTCGGCGACTGCCACGAAAGCGTGACGCAAGTAAAGAGTTTTCTTTGATCGCCGATTCGCGAAAAATGCTTTACGCGGGCGAGTTGGGATCGGAAGGGTGGGGCTCGAGAGCGCCGCCGGCGTCAAGAAAAGGTGGCGGCGCTCGCGGCATTGGCGAGCCCCGGACGTGCGGCGTCCGGGGCTCGCGCGAGCGTCAAGCAGTCTGGGCGGCGGGGCGGCGCGGCAGGCGCCAGTGCGGCCGCGGGTAGTGGCAGGTGTAGCCGCCGGGGTTGCGCAGCAGGTAGTCCTGGTGCTCGGGCTCGGCCTCCCAGAAGGGACCGGCCTCCTGCACCTCGGTGACCACCGGACCGGGCCAGAGGCCCGACGCGTTCACGTCGGCGATCGTCTCCTCGGCGATCCGCCGCTGCTCGTCCGACAAGTAGAAGATGGCCGAGCGGTACGACGGGCCGATGTCGTTGCCCTGGCGGTTCTTGGTCGTCGGGTCGTGGATCTGGAAGAAGAACTCGAGCAGCTCGCGGTAGGAGAGCTGGTCGGGATCGAACACCACCTCGACCGCCTCGGCGTGCGTGCCGTGGTTCCAGTAGGTCGCGTTCGGCACGTCGCCGCCGGTGTAGCCGACGCGGGTCCGGATCACTCCGGGCAGCCTGCGGATCAGGTCCTGCATGCCCCAGAAGCACCCACCCGCGAGAATCGCCGTTTCCGTCTTCGCCATCGTCAGGTCTCCCTGTCGTCTCGCCACGGTTCGCCCTCCGGGGCGCCGCGGCCGAGCTTGTCGGGCAGCGGCTCGCCCTCGGGAACGAACTGCAGCGACACCGAGTTGATACAGTAGCGCAGCCCCGTCGGCGGTGGACCGTCGGGGAACACGTGCCCCTGGTGGCCGCCGCAGCGCGCGCAGAGCAGCTCCGTGCGGATCATGCCGTAGCTCGTGTCGCGCTCCTCGCGCAGGTGCTCCGGGTCGAAGGGCGCGGTGAAGCTCGGCCAGCCGGTGCCGCTGTCGAACTTCTGCCCGCCGCGGAAGAGCGGCAGGCCGCAGAGCCGGCAGGTGAACACCCCCGGACGCTTCTCGTGCAGCAGCGCGCCGCAGAACGGCGCCTCGGTGCCGTGTCGCAGCAGCACCTGCGCTTCGGTGGCGCTGAGGTCCGCCTCGAGGCTTCGACGCTGCTCGGGCGAGGGGGGCGAGAGATCGAATCCCGTGCGGGAACGTGTGGCCATGTCGGTGCTCCTCGTCCGATGCTCGCGCACGGCGCGTCGCGGCGCCAGCGCGGCGACGCTCAGGTCGCGTGCTCGAACGTCGGACGAGCTTTCCGCGCGCGCGGGTCTCTTTCAATTCCACGCGGAATGTGGCGGATGCGCGGGCGAGGGCGCGACGGAGTCCTACGCTGCGGCCACGGCCCAACGAACGCGAGCGGCGACGCCCGCAGGGGCATCGCCGCTCTCTTGCCGGTGCAGCGTTCGGACGTCGCGCCGCACGCCGCAGCTTGCGCAGCCCGGGGCCGCGTCCTCGTGCGAGCCCGGGCTGCGTGTCGCGTGGCGGTCAATCCAAAAGCGTCTCCACCCGGTCGAGGAACGCGCGCGACGCCGAGCCCGCGACGCCGGGAACGTCCGGGCAGGTGATCGGCGCCGGCGAGCCCGGGACGCCGAGGAACTTCACCGTCGAGTCGTTGCGCGCGAGCGGCGGCTTGGCGAGCGCGGCCGCGCACCAGGTGACGCCGCGTCCGAGCCGCAAGCGCAGCGCCATCTGTCCCTGCGGGGCGCCGGCGAGCTCGTACAGCCCGTTGCCACGTCCCTTGATCGTCACCTTGCCGCCGCCGACGACGATCTTGGTGATCGGGCCCTCCTTGCCCTTCTTGTCGACGTACTTGTAGCCGCGCGAGCTGGCGTCGCCCGTGCGCCGCCAGCGTGCCGCCGGGAGCGCGATGCGCGCGACGTCGCCGGGATCGCCGCCGACTCGGTAGACGAAGAGCTCCGCGCCCTCGACCGTCGGATCGCCGACGCTGTCGAAGTCGGGCGCGACGACGTCGCTCGGCGCCGGGCGCGAGCGGAAGACGAGCCGACGCAGGTCGGGATCGATCGGTGGCGTCGCGTCGTCGGTGAGGCGCAGCGCGCGGGTCTGGACGCCGACCGTCGGCGCGGGCGACGGCGTGGGCTGCGGCGTCGGCTTCGGGGTCGGCTGCGCCGTCGGACCCGGCGGGCTGACGAGCGAGCGCACCTCGATCACGAGCCCGCCGGCCGGCGTGATGCGCGCGACCGGCTCGAACACCGTCCCGCAGGCCGCGGCCGCATCGCCGAGGTCGAAGCGGATCACGTTCGCGATCGGCGCGAACTTCTCTCGGACGCGGCTCTCGATCGTGCTCTCGACCCGCACCGGGCAATCCTGGCCGACGAACCCGTCGGCGCCGCTGCAGAAGATCCCCGCCAGCGCCTGGGTCGTCCACGACGCGTCGGCGTTGACGTCGAAGCTGTCGGGCACGGTCTCGACCGTGAAGTCGATGCCGCTGCCGCTGCACGCCATCGTGAAGCGAAGCTCGAAGTCGACGTCGACTTTTGGATTGAAACCGGTGACGTCGGCTTCGAGGTCGAGATCGACGTGCACCGTCTGCGTATCGACCCGCGACACCTCGACGTAGGCGCCGCCCTCGAGGCTGCCCCACTCGAGGCTCGTGCCGCTGATCGCGTGGCCGACGATGCCCTCGATCCGCTTCTCGAGGTCGCCGCGCGTGATCTCGAGGATGCGCACGGTCTCGCCGCGCAGCAGGCGCTGCGCCGCGTCCGCGGGAACGAGGTTCGGTCGGTAGGTGGACCACACCGGCGAGGCGCGCAGCTCCTCGTGCGTGATGCCGAGCACGTACTCGTACTTCGCGCGCTTACACGGCGAGAAGGTCTTCTCGATCATGGTCTCGTCGTTGATCAGCAGCGCGACGCCGGCGACGCACCACTCGTCGTCGCCGCTCTTCATGATGCTGACCTCGGTGATGTCGCCCATGTCGGAGATGTGGTCGAGGTTGAGGTCGTACACCTCGACGGCGCCGCGCTCGTGATCGTCCCCCGGACGGTCGAGCTTGGTCAGGTTGCCGTACGGCTCCTCCCAGCCCGCGAGGTCTTCGTAGAGCGCGCCCATGTAGCGGCGGTTCAGCGCGACGTCGACCGCGTCGTCGGTGCCGTCGGAGCTGCCGTTGCCCGTGCGGATGACGAGCTGCGCGCGCCACACCGAGCGCGACGGCCGCTCGCGCGTGAACGAGCACACGACCGACGACATGTAGTCGGCGAACTCCGAGAAATGGTCGTGCGGCACGATCTGGTAGCAGTACAGCGTGTCGGGCTTCAGGCTGCCGTGCAGGATGCCCGGCAGCGCCTTCGTCGACCCGATCGGCGGCAGCGGATCGACGACGATCGAGCCATCGACGAACTCCTTGCAGCCGTTCGGGCTCGCCGGCAGGTCCATCACGATCTGCCCGCCGAGCTTCGCGATGTCGCCTTCGATCGGCGCCATCGGGTCGTTGGTGCGCCACAGGTGGTTGCCGGTCTCGATGCGCGAGCCGTCGCACCACTTGAACTTCATCGTTCCGGTGCCGCGCTCGAGAAGCGACAGCCCGGGGCGCGCGAGGTCGGGGATCGGCGTCGGCTGCGGTGGCGGCGGGAGCGGGCTCGGCACCGGGTTGGTTGGATCGAAGATGCCGCCGCCGCCGGGGCCGCGGCCGATCCCGCCGCCGCCCGGGAAGCGCGGGTCGTCGAGCGCGCTTGCCGTGGTCGCGAGCGCGAGTGACAAGCATAAAACGCCGATGCTCCCCACCACGCGCTTGCGCGACGTGAGGGAAGCGGCGGCCGGGTAGCGACGAGAGCCGACGAACGACGAGCACATGCTGCGTGTCTCCTTTGGGTGCTTGACGGCGGCGCTCCACGCGCCGCTCGGCAGGCGT is drawn from Candidatus Binatia bacterium and contains these coding sequences:
- a CDS encoding protein kinase; the encoded protein is MPDTSDTRQTDDPGARLRDDGLIARGGGGLVHRVFDRRLHRHAALKRPADNASDEALARFLDEARVMSRLDHPNVVPVYDVSSADEGGPSILMKLVEGRTLAAILDEQRGVPLVEGRLEPLLEIVLKVCDAVSYAHSRGVIHRDLKPSNVMVGSHGQVYVMDWGLAAIRDARAAATPTDAVEHSDTSTALCGTLAYMAPEQTAGDRAQIDERTDVFLLGGILYEILTGRPPHGREADDGVWERIRTAAIAPPEEATTEDVPAELGRITRRALSAHPDDRYPSVAALKLDLEAFLHSGGWFPVRRFRKGELILRAGEPGGFAYVLTEGHCEIYREASGVKHVIRIVGPGEVFGEVGLFSAAPRTANVEALTDVTALLVERRALDRELARSSWMRAFLDAAAARFLELDREAGNAAGKTPLADARASGTHTPTPRTSVPRR
- a CDS encoding AAA family ATPase, whose protein sequence is MVSSGSLSPLRAHEGARSNVLVAREEEMRWLRGCMEAALDGQPQVTVVIGEPGIGKTRLLRELQHAAVARGFTRAAARGYADVSAPYLLFKEALGSRVPALDDASPAGPCDPATQPAVKTQRSLESGANDRAVWLRSAAQAILGLARAEPLALVLDDLHWADEGSLQLLAHLVFAAADAALEGGVRLLVVASTRDLDATAPSARILARILARILREPICGRLELRGLEEHAAREMLCQLGVERPSHRLVGWIAAATRGNPLFIKTLVAQLLHDGTLHQSAGHWTIADDHTTLRLPEDVEQAVSERLRQLGAGCREILSAAAVLGDRWSASFLRAVVDVSEAAVASALAEGTREGLLRGDGRCFRFKHALIRQALQLELPASERARLHLRVADALDAGTDTGHEPDPFDVARHLIAAGREADPARVVRRAGDAAERAFACASWDLASTFFEAALVAAARLPDFPEAELARLHYRAAEAHYRDQDAAPCVENFLRARRLYERCGDPRGVVSSLAGWTRAQFTLASVPYGTHIDTAALEQTASALASDDPALASAAFAEIAQAEWTARRSERAAEMATRALRIADELDDARLRAEAERSLSLVSMQSLRLGDALSHLESGIAAARRTSDAWLLSHLVQRLPLPVLWSGRLDRVDAACSEAEALTSSVHDWGDHSLARAASACAALARGDFERVESEASHAMQLVQRSGYPWAGPLFLPALARARTLRGAFLEAEDALATLAQPGAVFEEPGPSIEIAAYIYRLAVRAASESSLAERETLRQTIESLPPPQPDDASDANAMGVYCALGEACDELGTTALVPEVHAILEHAAARGMVFSLGWVALVPRVLGLTAARIGRTQDARQWFETALRTARECGAHAALAQTRADYAALLARSGREDDAERARALLLPALRAFAELGMTPSFERASRFAVELGVDAERLPTPALEAAAHAGLGPLDVAVLVRIASGRTDGEIADELVLSPATVALRVEQILTRLGARTRREAIEIARRRGLLLVRVAQSAPRRVPAQVVMFTDVGGSTVLFDRLGDLPAYGLQRLHDDLVRDCLARTGGSEVRHTGDGIMASFSSASAAVRCATEIQHALARPDSPGARAGLQVRIGMNAGDVVAAAQDLFGVVVNAAARICALAGPGQILVSAAVAELCRDAGVTMRPLGRFPLRGLSQPFELLEVVW
- the msrA gene encoding peptide-methionine (S)-S-oxide reductase MsrA; the encoded protein is MAKTETAILAGGCFWGMQDLIRRLPGVIRTRVGYTGGDVPNATYWNHGTHAEAVEVVFDPDQLSYRELLEFFFQIHDPTTKNRQGNDIGPSYRSAIFYLSDEQRRIAEETIADVNASGLWPGPVVTEVQEAGPFWEAEPEHQDYLLRNPGGYTCHYPRPHWRLPRRPAAQTA
- the msrB gene encoding peptide-methionine (R)-S-oxide reductase MsrB yields the protein MATRSRTGFDLSPPSPEQRRSLEADLSATEAQVLLRHGTEAPFCGALLHEKRPGVFTCRLCGLPLFRGGQKFDSGTGWPSFTAPFDPEHLREERDTSYGMIRTELLCARCGGHQGHVFPDGPPPTGLRYCINSVSLQFVPEGEPLPDKLGRGAPEGEPWRDDRET